The region GCCGTCAGTGTCGCGGCTCCGTCCGCTCGGAAGCAGCTCTCCTACTCCTGGTACGCTCCTGTCTACAGCGCCCTcgaggaggagctggagcaggatTCACGGGTGAGTGTCCAGAGTTCCTGCCAGCCTGGAGCTTCCTCCACTAACATGACCCCCCTAATCTCTTTGCAGGACTCCTCGCCCATCCACAATCTGGCCAACTCAAAGCAGCACCAGCGCTCCGCCAGCCAGAGGGCCGCCAGTGCCGCCTCCACCGCCCTGCATGCCACGCCCCGCCACGCCCACGGCCACGATTCCGGCGACGCGGAGACGGTTGCGCTGCTGGACCCGCAGGTGCGCAGCAAGGTCATCATTTCCCCGTCAAATGGCGACGCAGGTGGCGGCGGAACTGGCGGTGTGGCGGGCGGCGGCACTGGATCTGGCTCAACCACcaccggaggaggaggaggaggtggtggcggcggcggcggcagcggagGGGGAGCAGGGGAACTGGAGAGCTCCCTGGGCCTGTCAGGCGCTGGCCAAATGCCCCGCCGGCGGCGCTTCGAGAACTTCCTCAAGTCGCTGGTGGGCCTCAAGGCGAGCGGCGCCAGCAACCGCAGCAGTACGAGTGCCGCGCCCGAGCGGGAACGGGAGCAGCGGGAGCGTCCTGCCTCTCCGGAAATACGGATCACACGGACGCCGTCCGAGCAGGATGTGGTGCTCCGGGACCCCGCCGGTCGGCAACTCAACCACCAGAAGCAGCAGCTAGCCAACGGGCGCCAGGGAAGGAGCAGCCTGAGCATCAGCGGGTCGAGCAGCTCCCTGAACGTGGTGCAGCAGAAGCTGTGGCACGTGATGCGGCGCGAGGGCAGCGCCAGCAGCCTGCACCAGGAGAAGTCGCAGTCGATTGTCCAGTACACGGGCCTGCGCAAGTGCGAGACGGTCCTGGCCCTGACCCGCCAGAGTCAGGGTCATGGTCAGGGCCAGGGCCTTGGCATGAGTCAGAGCCGCAGCCAGGGCCACTCGCTGGCGGTGCACGGCGGCAGTGGCGTCTTCAGCTCCAGCGGCGTCGAGATGATCCGGCCGCTCAACCGCCTGAGgaacagcatcagcagcatGAACGGCGTGGGCACCTGCTCGCGCTGCTCCAGCCTCCTGTCCCTGGCCGCCTCCGGGTCGCGGTACTCCCTGGCCAACGGCTTCGTGCCCCGGCCGGGCTCTGCCCTGGGAACGCCCGAGATCCACGAGCCGCATATCAACGTGAACGCCCAGATCCGACTCAGCGGgggcagcggcagtggcacCGCCGCCAGTCCCAGTCCGCCGTCCAACGTCACAACCGCCACGCTGCACTCCAGCTCGGCCCACAACCTGACCCTCGACGAGCAGCCGGCGACGTCGGCCGGCACTCCCGCGACCTCGCCCACAGCCGGGCCGGACGAGCTGGGTCCCTTCGGCACCGACCACGCCTATCCGCTCACCGTCACCTCGCTCCTGTCCATGGCCAGTGCCAACCAGGCGGCCCAGGCCTGCTGCGTCCGGGACGGGATCGCGCTGAAGCGGCGCGAAATGCTCGCCTCGGCGGAGGTGACGCCCTCGGCCGGCACCCCGGCCACGCCCTCGGCCAACTTCCAGCCGTTCACCTGCAAGCTGTGCCTCCTCGACGTGGAGGACGCGGGCGAGGCGATGTCGCTGCAGCAGTGTGGATGTCAGTTCTGCGTGGAGGTAAGTCGGGGGTTTATATATCTAAAGCTAACTAGGGAGGGGCTATACTAACTAATCCCATTTAATTCAAAGATTAATCAAGGCCATGTGTGACCTTGACTTATCTGGCTCATTAGGCCCTGACCGCTCTCCACTTATCTCGGTTTTTATTGGCCATCGGGTCGTGTTATTAATAAGCAAATTAGTTATAGCAACTTGAGGGAGATGTGATATCGGGGATTTGCataaaagccataaaaccaaaacaaattataaactaAACGGTCTTGGAGTCACATGCTCAGCCTTGCGGGAAACCTTACACCCAACTGGAACACCCTCGAACTGGACCAGTAGCTGAAATATTTGAACAAGTGTCTGAGTCTAACAATGCTGATTAAAAAACACCCGAGTTGTGGCCTTAATGGCAGTGTTCCTTGGGTTTTCGCCCCAGATCCCATTATTCACAATCGCAAAGTTTCCTGCCTCGTCATTGAAGCGAACTCTGGCCATGAATAAGCCATCGAGAGTGGTTCTATCTGCGATATTCGACTTGGGCTTAAGATAAAATTGTGATTTTATTCTGCTGCGCCGCCAGCCATAAAGATGATGCGAAAGGCATCCTCCCACTATCGATTGGAAAGGCGCCGGCCCCAGACACAGCTGCATATGTTAGCTTTCCTATTAGGAGGCCACGGCTGGGCTCCCCAGCAGCACAGGCTCTGCCAGGTGCACGGGCggggaaaattgaaaaattacgCCCGACAGACGCAATATTTTGCAAGTTTTAGGAGCGGGTTCGGGTCTAGGAGCTCCACCCGAGAGCTGGGCATAAACAAGCAGATATACTGAATTCCCTGCTATTTGATAACTTTTGCTTTGGCAGATTATGTTTACACACATTGCGGCGGGCCTGCTCTTCAGAAGTCAGCATTTTGTTCGTGTTGCGGTGCTGTTGGGAAATGCGAAACATTCTGAAGAAGATTGGGCTCGGGCTGGAGAGCTCTTTCGGTGGCTAGTCGTTTCCGAGGCCTGGGGActgctttttaaataaaactatatTTTCAGGGGTGCTAAAGAAATggctttattttcttaaaatcaaTTCTGATAGAGAATTTTCAAAAGTTATACTGAATTTTTACTAGAATTGTTACTGAATACTAGAAGTTTTGAAGATATTAGCCCTTTTACAAAATGGCCTTTTCGGCCTCTGCTCCGAGCTGACACCTTGTAAGATTAAGAAGGGATATAGTTGTAGATCGAAGAATTAGAACAAATAGTcgtatttttgtattatttttttaaggggtacGCAATGAAATCTTCTTTCCTTAAAGCACcactttttgttaaaaacaatatttaaattttatgccATCCTATCTTTCTGCGGTTTTAGTTTcaaatagaaaataatattgtaataaaaaataaatatttttgtatttctggCACCAATTACGAACTTAAAGATCGAGACGCTTTGGTGCAATTCGTCATTTTGTAAATTTgatttgcaaatttttttgtagtaTATTTTGTACTGCCTTTAAATACATTCGCAGTTTAACGAGATAACGTTAACCCCAATCTCAACCGTTTAAATGTATATTCCCCCTTTTCCAGTAAGCCTTCCAATcgtcattaattttataaattattttatttgttgaaTAAACTGACCTATTTTAAGCAATAAGATATTCTAAATTAACTACCGGAACACAAAGCAAGTTACTTGACAACCAACCAAATACTTTTGTGACCTGGCTGGAAACCTGGATGGCTTTTGACAAAACTTTAATCTTCCACGAATTTGTTCACTAATTGCATTGCACTATATTGCATGAATATGTTTCTTAATTCTTCTATATCgtattttccttaaaaaattgTGAAACTCCCCCGACTTTGAAAATCTAAATGGCATTGGTGGGAGCACTTACCACATCTATATCCCATCATTCATAATTCTGTAGCACCTCCACTATTATTATTAAGGGATTTCTCTACATAACCGACCTACTCACAGAAGTCTTTAAAATTAATCAGGGAGTATTATAAGGAAGAGATTTAAATGTTctttggattatatattccttgctgctttggcaaaataaaaatcacagcAGGAAGCGCTAAAAGCAACTATCCTGCAACATTTGCAAAGCTAATCCTCATAATCATCTGCTTCTGCATCTgcatcggcatcggcatcAGCATCATCAGcttcagcatcagcatcattTATTCTCTCAATTTGCATAGCAATTTGCTCAAGGAGGGGCAGGTTGTAAGGCTCCGGCAAGGTGGTGACTCATCAGGGCTGCTGCCTCGACATTTTCTCCACCCGGGGCCCGGTGTCTCAGTGACTCGGAGGGAGAGGCTCTCCAggagttgcagttgcaacatTTCTTTGGCGTCAACAAATTGCATTTGTCTCGGAAGCGACGGAGGCAAATTGCATGCAGCATTCTAAATAATTAAGTAAATGATCGGCAAGGATAGGGTTCTGCAGGGTGTTGCCTCCGAAATCCAATTCCACGAGTCTAATGCCGGGAATAATTCTCGGTCGAGCGAAagtaaattaacaaaattcaCACGTAGCGGCTGAGAATAGGAAGGGAATTGGACGGGCAGAGGGAGTTGGGCTGGAGGGGCGCAGTCTTCCCTCAGTGGCGGAGACTTCATAGAAACCTGCCTTCCGGCAGATCTAGACTTGCCACTAAATAAGCCAGCTTCATTCGCAATTTTTTGTGCGCCGCTCTTGTTGCCGAACTTCTGGTGTGCAGCTGGAATTTATTACACGCACGCTCACAAATCCTGGCACAAGGATACCTTGTACAGGATATTCAGGTCCAGGTGGAAGCATGTCCGCCGGCATCAAGCACGTGAGGACCACGCCTCGCCTCGGGCCCCTCCCCTCAGCTCACAGCTCACGGCTCATGGACTTCCGACTACGTGTCTAATGGCTACAGATGTACTGGCGTGTCTTCGTGTCCCTCGACCGGGCCATTTGTCAACCTTAAGCCAAGCTGCTGCCACAGGCGCCCACCTGCGAGTCTGTTTGCTCATTTTTTGTGCTTCTTCGACTGTTTGCCGCACAAATTATGGCCAaacattgctcatacgccgcgTTGGCCGCACTCGCCTAATTGAAAACCAAACGAACGAAATTTCAGAGCAAACAGCATTTCATTTGTTTACTCTGGGCCATGGCTGGATGCGGGGCTGCCTGTCTCGCTCCATATAACATTTACGACTCACTGGGTTGACAAATTTCCCAGCTCCTGGCTCCTGGCTCCTGGCCCCCGGCTCCTGGCTTCCAGCTCCTGGCTCCAAGgacaaaaagtgaaaaaataaaataaagagttGGGGATTCCTAGTCAGACATCAACGAAATAGCCAGAACAGCAGAATGCCAGCAAAATGATATTCTCCAGTATGAAATGGTATGTCACTCTTGTGCAGCATCATCATAATTCACATTTAGTCCGGGCACCCACTCCCAACCAGTACCCTGCTAGGAGCACCACACACCCAACGCAAATGGTTGATAAATGCTGTATAAATCGAGTTGAAGTCGCCGTCACTCTCACGTGTTTCCTTTCTTTTCTGCTGATGTGTGGAAAGTTTCGGAGATTAATATCTTTATGGGGCTTCCATATCAGTCTGGAATTCCTTGTTTCGCCATTAATTCTCATCAGGATTGCGGGAGTGGAGCGGAAAAGTGCAGGGGTAGTAGAGGTGGCTCTGATTCAAATGAAACCATTACGGAAGCTATATGACTCTGGGTTTCTGACTGGTTCTTAAAGATTGATGTTTAGGGATgtaataaaatagaaaattagCAGTTATTAGTAGCCCATCCTAGTTACTTACCATCTCTTAAGAAATACCCTCTGTTAAAAGGAGCCCCAAAtaataggtcttactccaatgagttccttttggaaactgtttttattttgtaaaattctcttacaaaaaagatatataagaatcttaaatctattcaAAACTACTTTTTAACGCACTGCACTCTGTCATTATATGCGACCCTATCTTAAGTGCGATGACCGCAGTGGATGCGCTttttaggctgcaggggatcggttttaaccCATGTTGTTCATCTCGTATTTCCAttggtccgatcccttgaaactcaatctcaatcaatatttttgtatctAAAATCGTGTTCAATGTTTAATCACCCTCTTTTACTCAAGTTttaatcaaaaacacaaatgTATTTCTTCTTAAGAAACCTTAAACTCAAAAATACGAAGTTTAATGCCTTTTCTCTTGGAGGTTATagcttatatatgtatatgtagttGCAAGATCCTTATGAGATAATTGTGGTATGTCTTCttagaacaaaaaataaaagtcttAAAAAAGAGTAATAATATTTGATAGAAAGAAATCATACGGGAATATCTGTCCCCTTCagaatatttctttaaaaagttttcatCTGAATCGTCATACAATTTAGATAAAAATAAGCTAGAGATACTAGAGATATCTCCAACTCCAACTAATCTCCAAGAGATCAACCACAAAAGATACAActttattttgtaataataCACCATATTTAGATACGAATGCTTCCCTGCCTCGAATGCTCAAATATTTTGCAACTGGCTTGCTCTTGGCCGGGGTCGGGCTCTTCACGTGGCAGGGCACTTGTAGTTCCCGTAGTGGTTGCTCCGCCATCGTCATCCATCTGCATGTTACCACACGGAGAGAGAGGGCCAGGCCGGAGGAGACCTGCTCCTCTGGTGACTGCGCATGAAAAATGGCGACGCTTATTAAACATGCTCCAATGGACAGCAACGCATCCCGGGGAAGAGCACTAAACTGGCAGCAATTTATGCACCAGCGATGAGGTTTAAACTCTGCCATTTGATGCGAGACCCGGGGAGGCGGGGGTTCAAGCGGTTAAGGGCTGGGCGAAGCCCACTAGCCCTCATTAGGGTGTGGGCTTGTGAGTGTGAGCCATAAATTAAGAGAAAAACAAGAGCTCCAGCGACAGTGGGTCAGAAGCCAGACAATAGGAGCTGTCGCCGTAGCCTGACCCCGATTTCCGGGTCTTCCCGAGCTTGGCGCTTCAAAGTGGGCTTCTGGAAGGAATGTGTGCTGGTGGACTACCCCTCCCCTTGTTTgctttaaatactttttaaaaacatgCCTTACGGGCTGGTCACTACCTCCCCATGTGCTTTGCTCCGATTTCTGAAATAATTTGATGGCCTCCCGCCGAAGAGGAGGCTCTGCCTGAAAGGACCTCTCCTTTGGATGCGGTGACTACTCCTCTGTATTTGTTTAGCTCACATTTCGACTCTCTGGCcggcagcggcagtggcagactcattttgcaatttgtttgtttctgCGAGCAGGCTCCTTTCATTGCAGGATTCTCCTTTCCCGGTTTTGGTTTCCTTTTTTGTGTTAATTGAGCTGCAGTGCCGCTCCTGCCGTTGCTGGCGCTTCTGCAGCTGCTGGCCACAAGCTGAAAAGTAAATTAACACGGAAAGAACTGCTCTGAAACTCGACCAGCCACCTGGATGCACCATAAATGCTGCCACCATTCACCCGTGCACTCGAAGAAATGAGGGGCTCAAACAAGGACCTCCAAGACCCTGTAGCCTGTAACTTTTGCAGGAAGGATATTACTGGGAACTCCTCACAAGTCTGGAGTGGAATTTCGCTCAGTGCCTCCACTGAATGGGATATGTGTGAATGGCATTTACACACGCGGGAGGGGGGATGCTGGGCGGAGGGGCAAGGACTCGCGTCTGCGGTGGTTGTGTGTGCGATGGCGGATTCAAAGGGAAAAGCCAAGCGAAACAACACGCGAGCAATTAAAATGCTCAACAACAAATTGCTATCAAGTACTCAAAACTCAAAAAGGACGAGACAGGATCCCCCATGGGACTGGGGACTGGGATGTTGCAAGTGGCGCGGGACTTATGCATATGCGTCCAGGATGcaaacataaacaaataaaaggaGACTCGGTTTACAGCGAAACTTGATTAAACGGGGCGGCCAGGATGTCCTTTAAACCAAAGTCCTTGGATGGTCAGAACCAAGCTCCACACTCCCCACCGTTTGCTGTCATCCTTGGACTGTAGCTGATTCGGGAATTTATGCAGGACGAAGAGCtcaaatgattttatttagaTTCACTGCGAACTGGAATTGGCGCCACACGGTGCCGCCTCAACTCCGATCCGGCCGCTTAAAGCGGCGAAAATTTATGACTACCATCTAGGAAGCTCCAAGGCCCGGGCCCAGGGACTGGCTCAAAAGCAAGACATCCCGCCGCGGGAATGCTGCCTCGTAATTGCAGGCAACACATTTTAGCATTTTCAAGCAGAGCcggaaaacaaataaaaataaaaatgaaaaaggcATAGGGAGCCGGGCACGTGACTGGCATAGATACAATTGGGAGGGTGACCTTTAACCCCTATCCCCCATCTGCATAGCGCTAGACCCTATTCCCTTATCGCCGCCGCTTGACTTTGTGTATCCCCCATAAAGTGCAAAAAATACTTGTAAAATGTGAATGTTTATGGCTGGGAAGGCGCGGGAAAAGAGCTTTTGGAATGGCCTTTAACTATGGATGAAATAAGTggggcactgagagaaaatggCTCGTATTTGGTTCTGTATTGGCACATGAGGCAATAAACTAGTCTTGTTCTCTATAActattaatgatgaagaaagCTTGTAAGAATAAAAGCTTATAGGTATTATATAGGTATATAACTAAAGACCGTTGACAAGATGAAGGGTTGCGAGTCAAACAGTGTTGGCTAACGTTCTTGACTGAGTCCGTTCTTAACCCCTAAACGGTGACTGGGATTGAGATTGCCTCTAATACTGAAACACACATAACAACAATCTCAATGTCTCTATAATTGGTTactatttgtttatattattatatatatatttaattatttcttattttgaatttcaaagtattttctgtttttgtttgggtCCAGAAAATAGTAGTAGATAGTAGATCAGATAGCAGTCAGATAACACTAAATAGTTCAATATTTCAatgcaatatttttattatggtACATTGAAGCTAATCATTGTTGCTTCATTATGGTATTAaaagtactttttttttacacacaGTAAaggtaaaaaatattatacaatTCTGTATGTCAAATCACTATGCAACACTGGATGTCAACGGACTAAAAATGGAACCAAATGGCAACGTCATTTATTATTGAATCATAGTTATTGAATCATGTATTGGTAGAGGTATTCCTTGATTGGGGTATTAACCAGCAAAACAGCTGACCATACCCCCCCTTTACTGAAGGTCtgaattttctctcagtgtccTTGGGGCTGCTTCCCTCCGGCCTTTAGTTATGAACTTGTTGACGTTCCGAATCCGATCTCCGCCGACATGCAAAAGCACTTTCGCGGAGAGTGGCCCGGGGACCGGGGCGCGGAGGAAAGCAATTTCCGGCAGGGGCAGCCATTCGGGCAGCCCGCACTGCGCGTCATTTCCGGTTTTTCGGCGCTGTTTTTTAGCAGTTGTTGCTTCCTAGACCGGGTCTGTTACTTGCCCTGACCACCGGCCACTGGGCACCGGCCGCTTAAAGCCTTTGCCGCTCCTGGGCTAACGTGTGGAAAATTGGCCAAATCCGTTTGAGGCTGTGTCCTCCACTCCCACCAGAGCCCAGCCACTTGCtgcttaattttgttttggggctttttttgtttttttgctcaTTTGGTATGCAAATGTGCGTCAATAATGGATGGCTTCTGTTCTTCTGGTCTCCTCGGGATGCTGTCGAGgaaagaaattgaaatttgggcCGCGTAGCCAATTGCCTGGCAAATGCTTGTTGTTTGCTTGTTCTTTGTTTGGCTTCCAGAGCGATTAATGCAGCAAATTGGCAGTGAAATTGCGGCTCGTTCAGGAGCCAGAGGCATCCCCAGGCCCTCCGGCATGTCCTCTGCCCCATTCACATGCGGTGTGTTTGGCCTTCTGTCCGGCGCACAGCGGAAGTGTTGGGTTTATCGCAGCGGAAGTGGACAGCTGCAGTGGTCAGCTGTGCCTAGATGCTGGGTCTTCCTCCTCTAACTGTCCGGCTGTTTACGATTTCCGACCTGCCGACTCGAACATGAACAGGATAATAGCCCGGTCAGGGGCAGGACTAAACGAGTGGCATGTGGTCGCCGCCCAAACCAAGTTCGAGATGTCCTGGAAGTTCTTGCAGCAATTGCGGCATTAACTCGGCATCTCATTAGGATTTTCAGGTAATAGGGAAATATTATTTCCTGCTCCAATTAACCCCAGACTCGGTCCAAAGCAGAGTTTCAAGCTGACCAAGCTTGAATGGAAGTGCCTGCCACTGACTTGCGGCTGAATCAGCAGCATGCCACAGCCTTTGTGCCTCCAGAGCTCGTCGGTTTATCAGCCTGAATTTGGGGAAACTGAAAACGATATTCGACTGGCGAGCAAAGTTAGTCGGGCCGGGATATATTCATACTTCTCCGCCACTCATATTTGATGACATGCAGCAACACAGTTTGCTTTCTGCCACTGGGGGCGGGGCGGGGGCAGAAACAAGTTGCAAACAAGCGCAAAACTTTGCCCCTCGGCGGCGGAATCCGCAGCAGAACTTTTCCAACGAATGGCAACCGCCACTTGGTTTCTTTAGGacttctttaatatttatactttgtGTTGGATGC is a window of Drosophila bipectinata strain 14024-0381.07 chromosome 2R, DbipHiC1v2, whole genome shotgun sequence DNA encoding:
- the LOC108131997 gene encoding homeotic protein female sterile isoform X2, coding for MRPPMAMPSMPASTGLQPTEVHSHHPHSHSHSHPHQVHATQASQQDRSSHSHAKLPPLELLVENKISYSSSYQSEIKTSQRSPSPDELCGSVTRASIFDDAAENFVINFPSESSTAQQLLPLSETVPLLTHIEATVVDKQRSIRLNKNSASLIFTKKELSQNNHPHNHNHHHHPGQRRQHHSSLYGGGRKPTKHLPPTRGHHQRRSLPLSYNNNNLVTTGGSGGGGGGVAGAAAAAGGGGKLVPLKQHHGTAGHTAPPTANGGGGAVSVAAPSARKQLSYSWYAPVYSALEEELEQDSRDSSPIHNLANSKQHQRSASQRAASAASTALHATPRHAHGHDSGDAETVALLDPQVRSKVIISPSNGDAGGGGTGGVAGGGTGSGSTTTGGGGGGGGGGGGSGGGAGELESSLGLSGAGQMPRRRRFENFLKSLVGLKASGASNRSSTSAAPEREREQRERPASPEIRITRTPSEQDVVLRDPAGRQLNHQKQQLANGRQGRSSLSISGSSSSLNVVQQKLWHVMRREGSASSLHQEKSQSIVQYTGLRKCETVLALTRQSQGHGQGQGLGMSQSRSQGHSLAVHGGSGVFSSSGVEMIRPLNRLRNSISSMNGVGTCSRCSSLLSLAASGSRYSLANGFVPRPGSALGTPEIHEPHINVNAQIRLSGGSGSGTAASPSPPSNVTTATLHSSSAHNLTLDEQPATSAGTPATSPTAGPDELGPFGTDHAYPLTVTSLLSMASANQAAQACCVRDGIALKRREMLASAEVTPSAGTPATPSANFQPFTCKLCLLDVEDAGEAMSLQQCGCQFCVEINQGHV